The genome window gaaataattttttttaaaaaataaataacataattgagagaaatttaaaatcaacaaaaataaaacaaaaagaaattatcgAAATGTTGAAGTTAAACATCTCAAAGACTAATGGGCTGTTTATTTCGAGTTACATGAGCACCTTAGTAGTGCTTCAAGCATtgtccattaactttaaatatgaCCCTCGTTTTCATATCTTTGACATCAATAGCTCCATGAGGGTATACTTGAGCTACTTCGAAGGGGCCTGCCCAACGAGATTTTAGTTTGCTAGGGAACAATTTGAGCTTAAAGTTGAACAACACCGATTGTCCCGGGTCAAATTGCCTTAGCATAATCCTTTTATCATGCCAACACTTGGTCTTCTCATTGTACAATTTAACATTCTCATATGCTTGTGCCTGAAATTCCTCCATTTCATTCAGTTGTAACAACCTTTTATGGCCAGTAAcgattaaattcatatttagttttttaatatcCCAAAATGTTTTATACTCTAGCTCAACAGGTAGGAGACATGGCTTTCCATAAACCAGCTTAAAAGGTGACATCCCCAATGGTGTTTTGAATGGCATATGATAAGCCAACAAGGCTTCATCTAGCCTAGAGGACCAATCCTTTCGAATTGGATTCACCATTTTTTCCAgaatctatttaatttatttgttagaGATCTCCGCTTGTCTATTTGTTTGGGGATGATATGTTGTGGCAATCTTATGCTTCACCCCATACCTTTGCAAAGCAATAGCAACTAATTTGCAATCAAaatgagaaccttcatcactgatAATGGCTCGAGATGTACCAATTCTTGTGAAAATGTTCTTGTGCAAGAACTTCATCACTGACTTTGAATCATTAGAAGGGAGGGAAACAACTTTGTCCCACTTAGAGACGTAGTCTACTACCAAGAGTATGTAAAGATAGCCTAATGATggtggaaatggacccataaagtCTACTCCCAGATATCAAACAACtcaatctccaaaatgtttTGTAGCGGCATTTCATGTCTCCTAGATAGATTTCCTTATCCTCTGAAAACAATCACATGACTTATAAAATTCATGGGCATCCTTGAACAAACTCGACCAATAAAAACTAGATTGGAGTACCTTAAAAGTAGTTCTCATTCCTCCAAAGTGTCCTCCGTAAAGTGCTAAATGAAAATGTTGTAGAATGTTATGTATTTCATCATCATGGACACACTTCCTAACTATCTGATCAGCATAATGCTTGAATAGGAAGGGTTCATCCCAATAATAATTCTTAGCATCAAACTAGTTACTAAGAAGTTCACTATATCGGCATACCAAGGTAATGCCATGGCAACCAACAAGTGTTCATCTAGAAAATCTTctttaataagttaaattttgtcaTCTTCATTTCCAGCTTCTAATCTTGACAGGTCAACCACTTGATTTTTAATCCCTTTTCTAtctcaaatttataaatcaacCTCCTACAGCAGAAGTATCCACTGAATTAATCTTGGCTTAACATCTGTCTTGatcacaaaataattaatagcaGAGTGGTCTGTGTAGACTATGACTTTGGTGCCAACTAAATAAGATTGAAGTATCTGTGGTGATGTAGTTCAGTTGCGCATCTGTCAGGGTCCTGCTCGCATAATAGACTACATGAAATACCTTGTCTTTTTGCTGTCCCAATAATGCTCCCATGGCAAAATTGCTGGCGTCACACGTGAGTTCAAAGGGCAATGTCCATTCTGGCACTATTACAATCGGTGTCATTACCAATCTTTTCTTCAATTCCTCGAAAGTAATCAAACAAGGTTCATCAGAATTGAAAGGTCTATTTTTCTCCAGCAAGGTGCACAAAGGTTTAGGTAACTTCGAGAAATCCTTCATGAATCTTCTATAGAATCTCGCATCGCCTAGAAAACTTCTAATACCCTTGACATTGGTCGGAGGTGGAAATTTTTCTATTAACTCAATTTTTGCTTTGTCAACTTCAATCCCTTGTCGTGATATCTTATGCTCTAGCACAATACCTTCACGaaccatgaagtggcattttCAAATTCGAaacaagatttgtttcttcaCAGTGGCGAAAAACcaattccatattttccaaACAACCCTCAATATTATTCCCAAAGACagagaaatcatccatgaagACTTTAAggaaattttccaccatattagagaatattgccatcataCAAAGCTGAAATGTTGTCGGGGCATTACATAACCCAAATGGCATttgttgaaattcaaaattacaatatggACAAGTGAAAGTTGTCTTCTCTTGGTTGGTAGGATCTATAGCAATCTGATTATACCATGAATAACCATCCAAGAAATAGTAGAAGGCTTTCCTAGCTAATCTatccaacatttggtcaatAAATGGTAAGGGGAAATGGTCTTTTCGACTTGCCTTATTGAGCTTACGATAATCCATGCATACTTTCCATCCCATGAAAGTACGAGTTGGAATAAGCTCATTATTATCATCGCTGATTACTGTGACACCTCCTTTCTTAGGCACACATTTTACAAGACTCACCCATGAGCTATCAAAGATCAGATAAGTAATACCAGCATCGAGCCActtgattatttctttcttaacaacttcCATCATGATTGGATTCAACCTCCTTTGTTATTCAATAGAATTGTTATGGCAATcctccaaaaaaattttatgcatacagATAGCAGGGCTAATTCCCTTGATGTCGACAATTGTCCATCTTAATGGCTTCTTAGGTCACTGGAGTACTTCCAACAACCTCACCTATTGATCAAGTGTCAACTCCACAAAAATAACTACTAGCAAAGTGTTATTCTCTCCCAAATAAGCATATTTTAAGTGCAGCAGCAAAGGCTTCAACTCCAGTGTGGAGGGTTCCTCTATAGATGGTTTAGGAGGAGTAAAAGTTCAAACTAATAAATCCAAAGATTCCAACTTCTCCTTTAATCTATCCATAAACTGCTTGGCTTCCTCAAGTTCACCAAGGTCCTAAAAAATTATTACGTCACTTTGCGCAAGTGATTCTTCATCGCTATCAAAATTGCTATGGCAAAATCTTGTGAACTCTTCATCCACTATTGTTTATATCAAATCAATGGTGTGGCATTCTTCATTCTCATCAGCACATTTCAAGGCATCGAATACATTGAATGTGATTTGTTATTCATTTACTCTCATGGTCAGTTGACCTTTCTATAGATCAATTAAAGTTCTATTTGTAGAaagaaaaggtcttccaagaataattggcaCATCATGGTcagcttcacattctaaaataaaaaaatctacctaaaaaaCAAACCTTCCTAATCTTACCATCAcgtcttcaattttaccttctggATGTAAGTAAGATCAATCAACCAGTTGCAAcgtaaccgtagtaggtcttGCTTTCCCAATTCCCAACTTCCTAaaaatagacataggcattagatttatactcgCTCATAAATCACATAGTCTTTccaacataatgatttccaacTGAACAAAGGATAGTGAAACTCCCTAAGTCCTTCAACTTTGGAGGTAATTTATTAGTCAACATCGTTGTACTCCCTTCATGAGAGAAACAGTCTCAAATTCTCTCAATCTTCACTTCTTTGATAgtatatctttcatgaatttcacataattaGGCATCTGCTCCAAAGCTTCCACTAGCGGTATGTTGATGTGGAGTTGTTTAAGGACATCTAGAAATATTTTGAACTGAGCCTCTTGTTTACATTTGTGGAATCATTGAAGAAATGGTGGAAGTGGCCGTCTTGAGGTTGTTGTTGCTATTTTGATGTAGCATTTCCATTAACAAAATCATCTAATTTTTCTGCAACAATCTTTTGTTTAGGCTTCTCAAGCGCAGTGTTCTTTTCAGATTTTTCTGAAATCTTTCCATGGTTGCACTCTGAAATGCCCTCTTCTACAATGgcatctttaacaatttcattcaGCTGATTCCCACTTTTGAAAGTGATTGCCTTACAATGTTTCTTCCCTTGTGATCTCAAATTCTCAGTTTCACTTGGCAGAGCTCCCTAAGGCCTCGAATTTAAAGAATTTGTTATCTGTCCTACTTGATTCTTAAGAGCTCAAAGGGATGCAGCTTGACTCTGGATCACAGCATCAGACTAGGTCATATACTCTTTCAGCAAAGCTTCAATAGGTGATACTGATGAAGAAACTGATGCTTGACCTTGCTAGGCATTCTGCCTCGGCATAGGTTGAGTATAACCAGGTGGTGCATGATGGCATTCTATCTTGTAGCATTGTTAAATTTCCTTGCACCTCAATTATTCCAACTAAAGTTTGGATGTTGCTTCCACCTTGGATTGTAAGTGTTGGAATAGGGGTTATTATTCCAATTGAAATTACCCATGTAACATATAGATGTTGGTTTCGATGGGCATTTGCTAAACATATGGTCTTCACCACAATAAACACACAATAGTTCGGCTAATTTTATCTCTTGAACTACAGTTGGCCTCTTCATTTTTTTGATCATATTAGTTAAAGATGATACCTTGGCAATCAATGAAGTGATTGCATCAAGTTCCACGATGCCAACAATTCTCCTGCCAGTCCCAACTCGTGTggtaggatattgataatcattgttggcAATCTGTTCCAAAATCTCATAAGCTTCATCATAAGATTTATCCAACAAAGTACCATTGGCAAaagcatcaactaccatccttGTATTTGCattcaacccattataaaacATCTCCATCTAAGTCCAGTGCTGAAACCATACATCGAACATTTTCGCAATAATTCTTTAAATCTTTCCCAAGCTTCATATATTGTTTCATCATTTGGTTTTCGAAAAGACGTgatgtcatttctaagcttgACATTCATTTTTGGCAGATTATACCATAATAAAAACCTCTGAAAAAGGTCATTTCATGATGCCACTTTCCCCGATGGCAAAGCATTAAGCCACGCTCTTGCTTGATCTCTCAAGGAATATAGAAACAATTTAGGTCGCAAGGCGTCTTCAGGAACACCTTGTTGTCTAAATGAGTCATAGACTTCTAGAAAAATTCTTAAGAGCAATATTGGATCCTCATTTGGTGACCCACTGAACTTTACAATAGTTTGCAGCATCTGAAACAttactggtttcaattcaaattgcTAAACTTGTATGTAAGGTCTAACTATCCCTGAATTCTAATTATCCAAAATTGGAACAACATGCTATTGAATTGGCCTGTCCTGGTCATCTATCACATGATGAATAGGAAGATCAACATTCTGATCATTTGGATTTAACGGATAATTCAAACCAGGATCATTCGTGTCCCTAGCCATGTTACGCActtctcttctccttcttcacAAAGTTCTCTCGATCTCTAAGTCAAAAGGATACTCTTCGTTAGCAAGAATGGATCTATTCATGCACTATCTATTCATGCACTAACAGTAAACctgtagaaattaaaaataaataagttaaataaaatggaattagtaaaataacaaaacaaaatttcacCTAACTGCTAATTCCCAACAACAACGCCAAAAAATTGTCGGGTGTAAATATGATACGCAAATTGTTCAAGTATACACCTCGGATCAAGTAATAAAGCGATAAGTGAGATCATCTCCGCAGggatcaaatagtataaaatggTTAGGTTATTATAGTAAAGTGAGATTAATGCTAAGGCAAAAACAGTAATAATAATGCAATGGCAATTAAGGGaataatattgtataaaatatgcaaaacaaacaagtaaacAATTAGGGATGCAAAAATAGAGATGCTACAGCAAAGGTTAAAGAATCTACAATGTTGACTTGAAAGGTTGGGATTGCTAAGAATCTACCCTTGTTAACCAAATATGCCTCGACAAAATCAATCTTA of Gossypium raimondii isolate GPD5lz chromosome 3, ASM2569854v1, whole genome shotgun sequence contains these proteins:
- the LOC105795927 gene encoding uncharacterized protein LOC105795927, producing the protein MVNPIRKDWSSRLDEALLAYHMPFKTPLGMSPFKLVYGKPCLLPVELEYKTFWDIKKLNMNLIVTGHKRLLQLNEMEEFQAQAYENVKLYNEKTKCWHDKRIMLRQFDPGQSVLFNFKLKLFPSKLKSRWAGPFEVAQVYPHGAIDVKDMKTRVIFKVNGQCLKHY